In a genomic window of Chryseobacterium sp. G0162:
- a CDS encoding DinB family protein encodes MITESLRSLYNRDLNKLKTEIEAYQKEENLWKVDKNISNSAGNLCLHLIGNLNHFIGTYLGNTGYVRNRELEFSLKDVPRAELIDKIGATATMIDFVVSQLPESEMEKEYPLVVFEDKMTTGYFLIHLLSHLDYHLGQINYHRRLLDI; translated from the coding sequence ATGATCACAGAAAGCCTCAGATCTCTTTACAACAGAGATTTAAATAAACTGAAAACAGAGATAGAAGCTTATCAAAAAGAAGAAAACCTTTGGAAAGTTGATAAAAACATTTCCAATTCTGCAGGAAATCTATGTCTGCACCTGATAGGAAACCTTAATCATTTCATCGGAACCTACCTTGGGAACACCGGTTATGTAAGGAATCGTGAGTTAGAGTTTTCATTAAAAGACGTTCCAAGAGCAGAACTTATTGACAAAATAGGGGCAACAGCAACCATGATAGATTTTGTTGTAAGCCAACTTCCGGAGAGCGAAATGGAAAAAGAATATCCACTTGTTGTTTTTGAAGATAAAATGACAACAGGCTATTTTCTGATTCATCTGCTCTCTCATCTGGATTATCATTTAGGACAGATTAATTATCATAGACGGTTATTGGATATTTAG
- a CDS encoding endonuclease III domain-containing protein: MTKKQRAELVQIELDKLYPTTPIPLDHTDPYTLMVAVALSAQTTDKKVNEVTPNLFEVAGTPQRMAKLEEFQIKELIKEIGLSNTKAKNLKRMAELLLERHNGIVPQTYEELEALPGVGHKTASVVMSQGFGFPAFPVDTHIHRLMTQWKLTSGKNVVETEKDAKKLFPEEVWNKLHLQIIFYGREYSPARGKGEKDFITKMMFEK; this comes from the coding sequence ATGACAAAAAAGCAAAGAGCTGAGCTCGTTCAGATTGAACTGGATAAATTGTATCCTACTACGCCTATTCCTTTGGATCACACTGATCCTTATACTTTAATGGTTGCCGTTGCCCTTTCTGCACAGACGACAGATAAAAAAGTAAATGAAGTTACCCCAAACCTTTTCGAGGTTGCAGGAACTCCACAGAGAATGGCGAAATTGGAAGAATTTCAGATCAAGGAATTAATTAAAGAAATAGGATTATCCAATACCAAAGCCAAAAACTTAAAGAGAATGGCCGAACTGTTACTGGAGAGGCATAATGGTATTGTTCCGCAAACATACGAAGAATTAGAGGCGCTTCCGGGGGTTGGACATAAGACGGCTTCTGTAGTGATGAGCCAGGGATTTGGATTCCCAGCTTTTCCGGTAGATACCCATATTCACCGCCTGATGACACAATGGAAACTTACTTCAGGGAAAAATGTAGTGGAAACGGAAAAGGATGCCAAGAAATTATTTCCCGAAGAAGTATGGAACAAACTTCATCTTCAGATCATTTTCTATGGAAGGGAATATTCTCCGGCAAGAGGAAAGGGAGAGAAAGACTTTATTACCAAAATGATGTTTGAAAAATAG
- the bcp gene encoding thioredoxin-dependent thiol peroxidase, with protein sequence MLKVGDKLPQFEGTNQDGEAVSSSNLIGKKLVVFFYPQASTPTCTVEACNLSDNYSKLEKAGYQLLGVSGDSVKKQKNFHSKFAFPYDLIADENRDIIEKFGVWQEKKTFGKTYMGIVRTTFIFDENGVCTRVIEKVTSKTAAEQILEG encoded by the coding sequence ATGTTGAAAGTTGGAGATAAATTACCTCAATTTGAAGGAACGAATCAAGATGGAGAAGCAGTATCTTCATCAAACTTAATCGGAAAAAAATTAGTTGTTTTCTTTTATCCACAGGCTAGTACTCCTACATGTACTGTTGAAGCTTGCAATCTGAGTGACAATTATTCAAAGCTTGAAAAAGCTGGATATCAGCTATTGGGAGTAAGTGGAGACTCTGTAAAAAAACAGAAAAATTTCCATAGTAAATTTGCTTTTCCTTATGATCTTATTGCGGATGAAAACCGTGATATTATTGAAAAATTTGGGGTTTGGCAGGAGAAAAAGACGTTTGGAAAAACGTATATGGGAATTGTAAGAACCACATTTATTTTTGATGAAAATGGCGTTTGTACAAGAGTTATTGAGAAAGTAACTTCAAAAACAGCTGCTGAACAGATCTTAGAAGGATAA
- a CDS encoding GNAT family N-acetyltransferase — MSLKKHPNADNTYQTERLILRPMSGEDRDFIFELYNRPKFVQYIGNRNVNTIEDAENYILNRFAPQIERLGFGNYLLITKDTNEKIGAVGIFEREGLDIVDIGYSLLEEFEGKGYAYEAAQKVKSIGMEEFGLPKISAIISKDNLSSQKLIEKLGLKFKKHVTLPGETEELNYYETE, encoded by the coding sequence ATGAGCCTCAAAAAACACCCAAACGCAGATAATACCTATCAAACTGAACGACTGATACTTCGTCCCATGTCTGGTGAAGACAGAGATTTTATTTTTGAACTTTATAATCGGCCTAAATTTGTTCAATATATCGGTAACCGAAATGTAAATACAATTGAAGATGCTGAAAACTATATCCTCAACAGATTTGCCCCACAGATCGAAAGACTGGGGTTCGGGAACTACCTTTTAATAACCAAGGATACTAACGAAAAAATAGGAGCCGTGGGAATCTTTGAAAGAGAAGGGCTTGACATTGTAGATATCGGTTATTCTTTATTGGAAGAATTTGAAGGTAAAGGGTATGCTTATGAAGCGGCTCAGAAGGTGAAATCGATCGGTATGGAAGAATTTGGACTGCCAAAAATATCTGCAATTATATCAAAAGATAACCTTTCTTCACAAAAACTGATCGAAAAATTAGGGTTGAAGTTTAAGAAACATGTTACCCTGCCCGGTGAAACAGAAGAACTGAATTATTACGAAACAGAATAA
- a CDS encoding mannose-1-phosphate guanylyltransferase, whose translation MLKSDRYCVIMAGGIGSRFWPMSTQKFPKQFQDILGTGRTMIQQTYDRISKVIPKEHIFVITNKEYIALSHQQLPEIPEENIVGEPLMKNTAACNLYMANKIGEINPNATMIVLPADHLILKEDVFLEKVMLAFDLASKNDYLVTLGITPTRPDTGYGYIQFVEKKNSEYFKVKTFTEKPILEIAQNFLESGDFLWNAGIFIWNIKSIQHAFESYLPDMTQHFMACEYNSEKENNCIEIIYPKVQKISIDNGILEKAKNVYVIPSDLGWSDLGTWTSIYENTEKDKNENAVKIKHLLTYNSKGNIIRLKNNNKAVIIDGLENYIVVDTDKALLICPRDNDQFIKDYVLDLKNFKKGDKFM comes from the coding sequence ATGTTAAAATCAGATAGATACTGCGTAATAATGGCTGGAGGAATCGGGAGCAGATTCTGGCCAATGAGCACGCAGAAATTTCCCAAACAATTTCAGGATATTTTAGGAACAGGACGTACCATGATTCAGCAGACTTATGATAGAATCAGCAAGGTAATTCCAAAAGAACATATATTCGTTATTACAAATAAAGAATATATTGCGCTTTCCCATCAGCAACTTCCGGAAATTCCTGAGGAAAATATTGTGGGAGAGCCTCTGATGAAAAATACAGCAGCCTGTAATCTGTACATGGCTAATAAAATTGGTGAGATCAATCCGAATGCTACTATGATTGTTCTTCCGGCAGACCATCTGATCCTGAAGGAAGATGTATTTCTGGAAAAAGTAATGCTGGCATTTGACTTAGCTTCTAAAAATGACTACCTGGTAACACTGGGAATTACCCCAACAAGACCTGATACAGGCTATGGATACATCCAGTTTGTAGAAAAGAAAAATTCAGAATATTTCAAAGTAAAAACATTTACTGAAAAACCAATTCTTGAAATTGCCCAAAACTTTTTGGAAAGCGGTGATTTCCTTTGGAATGCAGGAATTTTTATCTGGAATATCAAAAGTATTCAACATGCCTTCGAGAGTTATCTTCCCGATATGACACAACATTTTATGGCTTGTGAATACAATTCTGAGAAAGAAAATAACTGTATAGAAATCATTTATCCTAAGGTTCAGAAAATTTCCATTGATAATGGAATTTTAGAGAAAGCCAAAAATGTATACGTTATTCCATCTGATCTGGGTTGGAGTGATCTTGGAACATGGACTTCTATCTATGAAAATACAGAAAAGGATAAGAACGAAAATGCAGTGAAAATAAAGCATTTACTCACTTATAATTCAAAAGGAAATATTATCCGTTTAAAAAATAACAACAAAGCAGTTATTATTGACGGTCTTGAAAACTATATCGTAGTAGATACAGACAAAGCTCTTCTTATTTGCCCCAGAGACAATGACCAATTCATCAAGGATTATGTTCTGGATCTGAAAAATTTCAAGAAAGGAGATAAATTTATGTAG
- a CDS encoding SprT-like domain-containing protein produces MSIQSLEKYLPQNTLKYLRIWFSDYYIHIKVTRNRNSKLGDYRKLPDNSHEITVNSTLTPQLFFFVLTHELAHLIAFEKYGRRISPHGNEWKETFRNMLLESLEIYDEELKPIIVKFSKSPKANFMASPDLVRYFHTEKQDDSLHFIEQLQKGEFFIYRNEKYLLEGLIKKNYLCKNLATGRKYSFKPLARVEKCS; encoded by the coding sequence ATGTCTATCCAATCGTTAGAAAAATATTTACCACAAAACACGCTTAAGTATTTAAGAATTTGGTTTTCAGATTATTATATTCATATAAAAGTCACAAGAAACAGGAATTCTAAACTGGGAGATTATAGAAAGCTTCCGGATAATTCTCATGAAATTACAGTAAACTCTACGCTTACTCCACAACTTTTTTTCTTTGTGCTTACTCATGAACTTGCACACCTGATTGCTTTTGAAAAATACGGAAGAAGAATTTCTCCCCATGGTAATGAATGGAAAGAAACCTTTAGAAATATGCTGCTGGAAAGCCTTGAAATTTACGATGAAGAACTGAAACCTATCATTGTGAAATTTTCAAAATCACCAAAGGCTAATTTTATGGCGAGCCCTGATCTTGTAAGATATTTTCATACTGAAAAACAAGATGATAGCCTCCATTTTATCGAGCAGCTTCAAAAAGGAGAATTTTTTATATATCGCAACGAAAAGTATTTATTAGAAGGTCTGATTAAAAAAAACTATCTTTGTAAGAACCTGGCTACGGGAAGGAAGTATTCTTTCAAGCCTTTAGCAAGGGTAGAAAAATGTAGCTAA
- a CDS encoding TolC family protein, translating into MKKVWIIVFGLGYLGLSAQKKWSLKECVSYAVEHNLQVIQNQYTKQNQEYNLKAARKDYLPSVSGSMMNGVSFGQGSLGAGSYRNDRFNNSVGVSADVLVYNNGRLEKNVRKLQFDVEASQYDIEAIKNDISVQIAQQYLTALLNKEIVKISQSAVENAKKQYDRAKITTQVGTTAQTVLAEAEAALAREKQNLKTAEVNVGRALFAIAQLLQLSDYKDFDVENVDVPEALDSQLVTTDEVLTKAYEIQPQIKAAESRIRSAEAQTEVSKTAFWPTLTASAGLNTFYNRSFNVPPGIVQGTFFEQYKDQFGQNVGLSLNIPIFNKGKTKLQVEQSKLNESVSKITLEQQKQTVRQNIQKAQFDADANYESYLAALEAEKSSKLALDFADKSYAAGKTTIYDVNVARNNYANAQGSVAQAKYNYLFSLKLLNFYAGIPLSL; encoded by the coding sequence ATGAAAAAAGTTTGGATTATCGTTTTTGGATTAGGCTATCTGGGTTTAAGTGCTCAGAAGAAATGGTCCTTAAAAGAGTGTGTAAGCTATGCAGTGGAGCATAATCTTCAGGTTATCCAAAATCAATATACCAAGCAAAATCAAGAATACAACCTTAAAGCAGCCAGAAAAGATTATTTACCTTCTGTATCGGGAAGTATGATGAACGGAGTGAGTTTCGGACAAGGATCATTAGGAGCAGGTAGTTATAGAAACGATAGATTCAATAACAGTGTTGGAGTAAGTGCCGATGTTCTGGTCTACAATAATGGAAGATTAGAGAAGAATGTGAGAAAGCTTCAGTTTGATGTAGAAGCCAGCCAATACGATATCGAAGCCATCAAAAATGATATCTCTGTACAAATTGCCCAACAATACTTAACAGCTTTGCTAAACAAAGAAATTGTTAAGATTTCTCAAAGTGCTGTAGAAAATGCTAAAAAACAGTACGATAGAGCGAAGATAACAACCCAGGTTGGAACTACAGCCCAAACTGTTTTGGCAGAAGCCGAAGCAGCACTAGCCAGAGAAAAACAAAATCTAAAAACAGCAGAAGTTAATGTGGGAAGAGCTCTATTTGCAATCGCTCAGCTTTTACAGCTTTCAGATTATAAAGATTTTGATGTAGAAAATGTAGATGTCCCTGAAGCATTAGATTCACAGTTGGTAACTACTGATGAGGTTCTGACAAAAGCCTATGAAATTCAGCCTCAGATCAAAGCCGCCGAAAGCAGGATAAGATCTGCCGAAGCACAAACTGAGGTAAGTAAAACAGCATTCTGGCCTACATTAACAGCGAGTGCTGGGCTTAATACTTTCTACAACAGATCATTTAATGTTCCTCCCGGTATCGTACAGGGAACTTTTTTTGAACAATATAAAGATCAGTTTGGACAAAATGTAGGATTGTCATTGAACATCCCTATCTTCAATAAAGGGAAAACAAAATTACAGGTTGAGCAGTCTAAATTAAATGAAAGCGTTAGCAAAATTACCCTTGAACAACAAAAACAAACCGTAAGACAGAATATACAGAAGGCTCAGTTTGATGCTGATGCGAACTATGAATCATATTTAGCTGCATTAGAAGCAGAAAAAAGCTCTAAGCTGGCACTTGATTTTGCAGATAAGAGTTACGCGGCGGGAAAAACAACCATTTACGACGTTAATGTTGCAAGAAATAATTATGCAAATGCACAGGGATCAGTAGCGCAGGCGAAATATAATTATCTTTTCAGCCTTAAATTATTGAATTTCTATGCAGGAATTCCACTAAGTTTGTAG